From Pseudomonas sp. stari2:
CGCAAGGTTCCGGTCGCACGCAAATCGTGCGCATGAACTTCGTGGTCACCAGTGCCGGCAACATTCAACTCAAGATCGATCCGGCCGTGGTGCTGGCGACGCGGGCCTATGTTGATGCCGCCATTCTTGAGGTGCTGCCGAAGAACAAGGTGGCGGGGACGTACACGCGCGTGGTGGTCAACGACCGTGGCATTGTTGAGCGGGGAGATAACCCGGTCACGTTGGCGGGCCACGGCATCAAGGACGCTTACACCGTCGATGAGGTCAACGCGCTGCTGAAGCAGGCGATGGCCATGCCAGTGGGCACTGTCGTGGCGTTCCCGGTGAACAAGATGCCAGCGGGGTTCCTTGAGTTGGACGGCAGTGTGCAGAGCGCTGCGACCTACCCGGATCTGTACGCCTATCTCGGAGCGACGTTCAACAAAGGCAACGAAGGGGCGGGCAATTTTCGCTTGCCGGATACGCGGGCTGAATTCCTGCGTGGCTGGGATCACGGGCGAGGAATCGATGCGGGCCGGGCTATCGGCACCTACCAGCTCGGTACGCTGACTGCGTTTGACAGTAATGCACCGGGTGGCGCCTCGGTGGACATCATCCGTGGCACGCCGGCTCAGGCGCAGGCGGACACTTATCAGATGGCCGACTATCCAAATGTCGGCACCACCTACACGACTACCGGTCTTGCTTCGGCAGCGTTCCCCACGGAGGGCGGTGTGACCCGGCCGCGAAACTTCGCGGTCATGTGGTGCATCAAGGCCTGGAGTTCGATGGTCAATCAGGGCGTCGTCGACGTGGGCGCACTGGTCGATGAAGTACGCAAAACGACGGGGCGGATGCTCGGCACCCGGAGGATCCGGGCGACGCAGGTTTATTACTCCACACCTGGGACGAAACGTATTCGGGTGCGTGGTGGTGGCGGTGGGGGTGCGGGTGGCGGTGCTGCCTCGACGGCGGCCGGTCGGGTTTCGGCTGGTTGTGGTGGATCTGCTGGCGGGTACTTCGATACGTGGATTGGTGGCGGGTTTGACGGTGTGCTGGTGACGGTTGGCCTCGGCGGTGTTGGTGTGCTGGCAGACAAAGGCAACAACGGTTCGGCCACATCATTTGGAGCGTTTGCATCGGCACCCGGTGGTACTGGCGGCGGGTTGGGTTCGAATGTTGTGCCGCCGCTGTATCTGGGGCGGACGCCAAACTCTGAGCCTGGTGTGGGTGGCAATGTCGCCATTGAATCCGGCGCTGGTGGCGGTGGTGCGTTTGGGTTCACGACCTCCTTTGTCGTCTCGGGTGAGGGCGGTGCCAGTCGTTGCGGACCCGGTGGCAACTCCATATCGCAAAGCCAGAAAGGTGCCGACGCGGTCAGTCTGGGATCCGGCGGAGGTGGTGCTGTAGCGATGCCTTCGCTTCCGGTGAATCTGGCGGGCGGCAATGGTGCGGATGGTTGGGTCGATATTGAGGAGTGGGCATGAGTATCTATGTACGGATCTACGGGGATCAGGTGTTCGAACAGGTTGAAACGGACGGGGATATTGCGACGATGTATCACCCGTCGCTGACGTGGGTATGTGTTGATGGCATTGATCCGCCCCCTCAGATTCATTGGCAGGCCCGAAAGATCAAGGGCGGTTGGCGATTCACGCCACCCAAGCTACCTGACGTGACACCGGAGCAGCTCGCGGAACAAGTGGCGGCCGAACGGTTTATGCGGGAGGCCAGCGGCATCGTGGTCGAAGGCCTGACCATTGAGACCTCCCGTGACAGCCAGGCGTTGATCGCCGGCACGGGTCTGGCAGCCATTCGTAACCCGGACTATCGCTGCAATTTCAAGACTGCCACCGGATTTGTCGAGATCGGTGCCGAGCAGATCATCAACATCGCCGACGCCGTCCGCTCGCATGTGCAGGCGTGCTTTGACCGCGAGCTTGAACTCTTGCGGGTCATTGAGGCAGGCGAATATCGCGACGAAATGTTGGTCCAGGGCTGGCCAGATTCCTCACCTCCACTCGACGCAGCTGAACCGAAATAGACGCCCCGCATTGACGGGGCTTTTTTCTATCTACACCACGCAGCACGAACCATTCCTGCAGCCTCGCACACGCGGGGCTTTTTCGTTTCTGGAGATAGACCTCTATGAGTTTCTTTCACGGCGTCACGACCACCTCGGTCGACACCGGCGCACGCACTATCTCGTTGCCGTCCTCATCGATCATCGGGCTGTGCGACACCTTCACCCCTGGACTGCTCGGTGGCGGTACGGCCAAGGCCGGCGAGCTGAAACTGATCACCACCGAGCGCGAAGCCATCGCGGCATTCGGTGCCGAGTCAGCGATTACCAAAGCCTGCAAGGCAATCTACGCCAAGGCCAAGGCGGTGATTGTGGCCATCGGCGTGCCGAAGATGGACGACCCGGCGCTGCAGATTTCGGCGATTATCGGGGGTGTCCTGGCCTCGGGGCAGCGCACCGGCCTGCAGGCGCTGCTCGATGGCAAAAGCCTGTTCAATGCCCAGCCGCGATTGCTGATCGCACCAGGTCATTCGGCTACCCAGGCGGTGGCCACGGCCATCGACGGTCTGGCGCAGAAGCTGCGTGCTATCGGCATCATTGACGGGCCGTGCACCACCGATGAGGCCGCGATGGCCTACGCCAAGAATTTTGGCAGTCGCAACCTGTACATGGTCGACCCGGGCGTGCAGTTCTGGGATACCGAAGAAAGCAAGACGGTCGATGCACCTGGCTCCGCATGGACGGCGGGCCTGTTCGCCTGGACCGATGCCACTTACGGTTTTTGGGCATCCCCCTCGAACAAAGAACTTACCGGCATCACCGGTACCACCCGCGCCGTCGAGTACCTGGACGGCGACGAAACCTGCCGGGCCAACCTGCTCAACAACGCGAACATCACCACGATCATCCGCGACGACGGCTACCGCCTGTGGGGCAACCGCACCCTGTCGAGCGATCCGAAATGGGCGTTCGTTACCCGCGTGCGCACGCTGTTCATGATCATGGATGCAGTGCAGGCCGGGCATAAATGGGCCGTTGACCGCTCGATCACCAAGACCTACGTCAAGGACGTCACTGACGGCCTGGAGGCATTCATGCGCGACCTGAAAAATCAGGGCGCGGTGATCAACTTTGAGGTGTTCGCCGATGAAGAACTGAACACGGCCAGCCAGATCGAGCAGGGCAAGGTGTACTGGCGGATCCG
This genomic window contains:
- a CDS encoding DUF4376 domain-containing protein yields the protein MSIYVRIYGDQVFEQVETDGDIATMYHPSLTWVCVDGIDPPPQIHWQARKIKGGWRFTPPKLPDVTPEQLAEQVAAERFMREASGIVVEGLTIETSRDSQALIAGTGLAAIRNPDYRCNFKTATGFVEIGAEQIINIADAVRSHVQACFDRELELLRVIEAGEYRDEMLVQGWPDSSPPLDAAEPK
- a CDS encoding phage tail sheath subtilisin-like domain-containing protein, encoding MSFFHGVTTTSVDTGARTISLPSSSIIGLCDTFTPGLLGGGTAKAGELKLITTEREAIAAFGAESAITKACKAIYAKAKAVIVAIGVPKMDDPALQISAIIGGVLASGQRTGLQALLDGKSLFNAQPRLLIAPGHSATQAVATAIDGLAQKLRAIGIIDGPCTTDEAAMAYAKNFGSRNLYMVDPGVQFWDTEESKTVDAPGSAWTAGLFAWTDATYGFWASPSNKELTGITGTTRAVEYLDGDETCRANLLNNANITTIIRDDGYRLWGNRTLSSDPKWAFVTRVRTLFMIMDAVQAGHKWAVDRSITKTYVKDVTDGLEAFMRDLKNQGAVINFEVFADEELNTASQIEQGKVYWRIRFTDVPPAENPNFLFEVTNQWMTEVLEAA
- a CDS encoding phage tail protein, whose amino-acid sequence is MTDANSQFFAILTKVGMAKQANADALGVPWKITEMGVGDANNIDPVIPSEGQTKLINEWRRKPLNQLKIDPVNPAVLIAEQIIPADEGGRWIREIGLYDADGDLVAVANCAPSFKPLLSQGSGRTQIVRMNFVVTSAGNIQLKIDPAVVLATRAYVDAAILEVLPKNKVAGTYTRVVVNDRGIVERGDNPVTLAGHGIKDAYTVDEVNALLKQAMAMPVGTVVAFPVNKMPAGFLELDGSVQSAATYPDLYAYLGATFNKGNEGAGNFRLPDTRAEFLRGWDHGRGIDAGRAIGTYQLGTLTAFDSNAPGGASVDIIRGTPAQAQADTYQMADYPNVGTTYTTTGLASAAFPTEGGVTRPRNFAVMWCIKAWSSMVNQGVVDVGALVDEVRKTTGRMLGTRRIRATQVYYSTPGTKRIRVRGGGGGGAGGGAASTAAGRVSAGCGGSAGGYFDTWIGGGFDGVLVTVGLGGVGVLADKGNNGSATSFGAFASAPGGTGGGLGSNVVPPLYLGRTPNSEPGVGGNVAIESGAGGGGAFGFTTSFVVSGEGGASRCGPGGNSISQSQKGADAVSLGSGGGGAVAMPSLPVNLAGGNGADGWVDIEEWA